A stretch of Arachis hypogaea cultivar Tifrunner chromosome 15, arahy.Tifrunner.gnm2.J5K5, whole genome shotgun sequence DNA encodes these proteins:
- the LOC112749387 gene encoding F-box/kelch-repeat protein At3g06240-like, with translation MVTLVLPTLVESYGPGEVLECVNGIICHYARGHEVIGLWNPKTDERKIIPPGITDDEPGYDRHVSVHGFGYDNVNDDYKVIQCVYYIYDPMELEEHALTIWQIYSLKCNCWKKLDLEMTKKKNVSKASIAYLNGVCHWWGSEFATNGLEEQVLVSFNLSTETFRTTSIVWLQENDDGPTRTLVVLNESVTLISSFAQNNSIEISILGEVGVKESWVKLFTFRFGPFPKYCAFRMGNKCDVISRINGDELASFDVITGKIVHNINIKTRRFGTWIYKESLLSFTKEIN, from the coding sequence ATGGTTACATTAGTTTTGCCAACTTTGGTTGAGAGTTATGGTCCCGGTGAGGTTCTAGAATGTGTTAATGGCATTATATGTCACTATGCACGAGGTCATGAGGTAATCGGACTTTGGAACCCCAAAACCGACGAGCGTAAAATTATTCCGCCGGGTATTACTGATGATGAGCCCGGCTATGATCGGCATGTAAGTGTTCATGGATTTGGTTATGATAATGTGAATGATGATTATAAAGTGATTCAAtgtgtatattatatttatgatCCAATGGAATTAGAAGAGCATGCTCTAACAATTTGGCAAATTTATAGTCTAAAATGTAATTGTTGGAAGAAACTTGATcttgaaatgactaaaaaaaaaaatgtaagtaAAGCTTCTATAGCATACTTGAATGGAGTATGCCACTGGTGGGGTAGCGAGTTTGCCACGAATGGACTCGAAGAACAAGTACTTGTGTCATTTAACCTCAGCACTGAAACATTTCGAACAACATCAATTGTTTGGCTGCAAGAAAATGATGATGGCCCTACCAGAACTTTGGTAGTGCTCAACGAGTCTGTTACTCTGATTTCCTCTTTTGCTCAGAATAATAGCATTGAAATATCCATTTTGGGTGAAGTTGGTGTGAAGGAATCTTGGGTGAAACTTTTCACATTTAGATTTGGACCTTTTCCAAAATATTGTGCATTCAGAATGGGAAACAAATGTGATGTAATCTCTCGTATCAACGGCGATGAATTGGCTTCCTTTGATGTCATCACGGGCAAAATAGTTCACAATATTAATATCAAAACAAGAAGATTTGGTACATGGATTTATAAGGAAAGCCTCCTTTCTTTCACGAAAGaaattaattga